The Bacillota bacterium genome contains the following window.
TCACACTCAGTTTTTTCAACGCCATATCCTCTTCCTGCACCGGGTGTACACAAACTTTCTCCACCTTCAAGCATACCTTTCTCAAGTTTTTCTATTACTTCATCAATGCTTCCATCCACACCCATAATTGTCTCTATACCCAGTTCTTCGAAAAATCCTTGCGCTCTTGCTCCCATACCACCGCAGACAATTAGTTTTACACCCTTTTCATGCAAAAACTGAGGAATATAACCTGGCGAATGCCCCGGGTTTTCAACTTCCATCCTTTTCACTGTTTTTCCATCTTTAATATCAATCAGAGTAAATGACGGACATCTTCCGAAATGTGGAGAAACATATCTCCTGTCTGTAGAAATTGCTATACGCATATTTAAACCTCCATTCAAATATTTTTATTAGTAGTTTTAAGCTTATCCAGCTCATCTACAAGCCTCATCCATATACCTGCAATTTCATTTGTCACATTGCTGTTGCCGGCCTCAATTGGAGTTTTGAATTCCTGCAAGGCCTTCACTATGGATGGATCAAACGGTATCCTGCCGATGACCGGAAAACCGTTGCTTTCGCAGAAGCTTTCTATCTGCGAAGTGACTTCCGGGTTCAGATCATACTTGTTAATGCATACAAATGCCGGGATTCCAAAGTGCCTTGCTACTCCCAGAACCCTTTCCAGATCACTTAAGCCCGATTTTGTAGGTTCTGAAACCGCCACCACCGCATCTGCTCCTGTAATGGATGCAATCACCACGCAGCCTATACCCGGCGAGCCATCAAATAAGTACCCATTTTTCATCTTTTTTGTTGTTATAGATATTCTTCCTTACCTCTGTGACAAGCTTTCCGGACCCTTCTGCGCCAATATCGAGCAGCGCGTGGGAAAAAGTACCTCTCGAGGTGTTGGATACATATGTTTCTCCGGTCTTAACTTCTTCCAGGACTATTGCTTCCTGCGGACACACCAGTGTACATGCACCACATCCTTCACATTTCATCGGGTTGATTTCAAATTCTTCGTTAATTGCGCCAAATCTGCACGTTTCTCTACATAAGCCACACCTTATACATGCTGACGAATCAATCACCGCTTCTTTTGCACCAAAAAAGTCATCCTTTTTTAAAACTTCACCCTTTAGCAGGATGTGCAGGTTTGGGGCATCAACGTCGCAGTCGGCAAGCATTTTGTCCTGAACCAGAATGCTCAGTGATGAAACCAGGGTACTTTTTCCAGTTCCGCCTTTCCCGCTTATAAAGATAATCTGTTTCATTTACCGGCACCCCTTTCAATCTTTTCATAGAGCTTTTCAAATTTTTTCCACAAATCATTATTCTTAACAGGAAGCACACCTTTTGAATAGCTTTCGGCAATTTCCTGCGAAAAAGGTATTTCCATCAAAAGCTCAATACCTTCATTCCGGCAAAAATCGTGTATCAACCTGCTGCTGTCGGATGCTTTATTCAATACAATTCCAAATGGGATTCCCATCTTTCTTACAAGCTGCACGGCAATTTTAAGGTCATGGAGCCCGAAAGGCGTAGGCTCCGTTACCAGCACACAGTAATCACAGCCTTCTATTGACTGCACTACTGCACAGGAGGCTCCCGGTGAACAATCAAGTATCCCAGGTACGTCCTTTTTCATACGCTTTTTTAGTTCACGTATGATAGGTATACTTACAGGCTCACCTACGTTAAGCTTTCCCTTAAGGAATGTGCCATCCCCGTTTGCTTCAACAATCCCGATAGTCCTTTCCACTTCTCGGATTGCATCATTTGGACAGGCTATAACACATGCCCCGCAGTGGTGGCAGATTTCGGGAAATACAAGAAC
Protein-coding sequences here:
- a CDS encoding dinitrogenase iron-molybdenum cofactor codes for the protein MRIAISTDRRYVSPHFGRCPSFTLIDIKDGKTVKRMEVENPGHSPGYIPQFLHEKGVKLIVCGGMGARAQGFFEELGIETIMGVDGSIDEVIEKLEKGMLEGGESLCTPGAGRGYGVEKTEC
- a CDS encoding 4Fe-4S binding protein — its product is MRIAVLSGKGGTGKTTVSASLAVSVPSYQYIDCDVEEPNGAIFLTSEIQDSFPVKVLVPEADMAKCNACGYCAKACQFHAIAVVKGKVLVFPEICHHCGACVIACPNDAIREVERTIGIVEANGDGTFLKGKLNVGEPVSIPIIRELKKRMKKDVPGILDCSPGASCAVVQSIEGCDYCVLVTEPTPFGLHDLKIAVQLVRKMGIPFGIVLNKASDSSRLIHDFCRNEGIELLMEIPFSQEIAESYSKGVLPVKNNDLWKKFEKLYEKIERGAGK